The genomic window TACCCAAGAGTTCTGCCGCTCGTTTTGTCCGCCGGATCGCACACCTGCTTGGCTCAGGTGTGCGATCGTTCGCAGGTCTGCTCGCCCGCGCCCTGCTGCGATTGCTCAATCGCCCGCTCCACTCGAACCGCGGACGGAGGGCGCGGGCGGGATTCGCGCTACCGACAGCCACAATGGTTTTGTTGGTTATTTCTCTGTTGATAGGAGCAATGGTAACCCGTTCCTCAGAGCGCGCGAACGAAGTTATTGTCCAGCGACAGCTGGCAAAAGTTTCCAACGCCGCCAGCCCCGCCATCGAGCGTGCCAAGGCGAAATTAGAGTTTCTTTTCGAGCGCGACCCACGAATACCTGCAGCTATACCAGCTGAAGAATTGCTCAAGAGCCTCGTAGCAAATGATGGCATAGAGGCAGCGGCACTCCCAACAGATCCCTACACGTTGCCGGGCGAAAAGCGACTTAATCTGGATGGAAATCCAGCCACTATTGAGAACGCTTGGCTTATTCAAGAAGATATCGACAACAATAAAACTATCGACTCAGGCGAAGGCGTTCGTTACTCGATCAATATGCTTTATGGCGTCGACACCAACGATGACGGAGTTAACGACGTCGATCTTTCCAGTAGTAACTTAGATAAAGCTGAATATAATGTCGTCCGCTCGGGGCCAATCGCAGTGGGCGATGCCACGGGTCGCTGTGCTTCAGGGGGTCGCGGTCTCGACGGAGGGTGGTTTGAGGTTTCCGGCGCGAGGCTGCGCAAAAATTTCCAAGTTGATGCCGTTGCCAATCGTCCGAACAGCGTTACGCCCGTACTTGCAACCTTGGAATTCCAACAAGATCGTCAGCTAGACCGTGGCAACGCTTATGGTGCATGGTTTCGTGCCGATCTAGAGGTGACTCCAGGCAGCGACTTCAGGTGGAATGGGACGATGCACACCGAAGGCAGTGTGTTTATAGGTCAGACTGACGGAGGAAATTTTTTGAATGATACCAGACTTTACCTCATAAGTTCTGATGAATCGTGTTTCTACGACCCCGGGGCATCTCAAATCACCATGGCCCAGAACCTGGACCCAAATGGGGATACTATTTTTCAAGGGCAAGCGATTTCGGGAAGATTGCGATTCAATGACTTTAATCAAGTTGATACTTTCATTGACATACATCCTAAGGATGATACTGGGCCATCTGGAGATACTCTTCAGCAGCCTTTTATCGGTGCTACGGACTTGGTCCTTGCCGATAATAATGAAACACCCTTCAATTACACGCTCGACCCAATTGTTTTATTTACGCAAGACGTATCGCAGTCGAGAAATCCGGGCGATCCAGAGAATGACGGCAATCGCGATAATACCCAGTTTATGGGTAACAAACTCTATAACGATCTTGAAAATCCTCGCATTCTAAATACGAATATTCCCCGCCCCTATGTTGACGACACATACCGTGCTGACGACAGATGGGGACCAGAACCCGTCTATAACAGAGATATTTCGACTTCCGTAGCAGACTACGGCCAGACGATCACCGTTGCCAATGCTGGTAGCACCGAGACTTTTGACGAATTGACTCGAGACGCAAATCCGATCCTGCCCGAAAGCGCCGGACTGGATGGTTATTGGGAACGTCGCGCCTCCGCTCAAGGATTGCGTACGATTGTTGGCCAGCGTTTAGAGTTGGGGAATCCATTTGGTTGGCGCAGTAATGACGAACCTTTGTACCCCCCAACAGATATCTTTCCAGATCCTGGGGTTACCGGAGCTTCTACGGTCGCTGCCTCTGATAATCGAAACGAGCAAATTCAGCGCCGAACCTTACGCGATAACCTAGCGGCGGTTCAATCCACGGCAATCTACCACTATCTCGAAGATGCCGAGTTTCCGGTTGCATGCATGTCAACAACCGTTCATCCCGGCACCTTCAAAACCTTCACAAACAGCATTGACTTCAACCAGCTTACCTACAGAGATAGCACCGGCACTAATATATCTTCACGCAGCAACTTCTTTTTTGGTAAGGGAACTAACGGTTGGGAATACGCCCCCCCTGCCAAAGGTACCTTTGCTAGTGACGTTGCTAATGCAACTAGCGAACTAGGGAAGGCGCTGCGCAACCTAGCTTACTTTGCAGGCGATCCCGACGGAGCCTTCCCGCCCTTGCAGGAGGTCAGTGCGGGAGCATCACTTTATCCCGTCACCCACCCTTACCCCTATCTGTCTATGTGGGGAGATTTTTCCGGGTTACGCCGGGCTTTGAGTCTTCTAGATAGTGGCACCCCTTACATCGATCTCAGTTTGGCCGATAAAACCACTCTTCAAACAGCATCTTGTACGCTGGGCATCTTGGCTCGCAATCTAGTAGAGCTTGATAATTTTGACTACCAAGAAAGCGCCACTTCCGCTGCCGCCCTCATTGTTAATAACCCAGTAAATCCGTTGGAAGACGAGCGCCTTTTTGGTGCCCTTGCGCTTCTGACCGACGGTATTGGTGAAGGTAATGGCGAGGTCGTACTTGAGGGGGATTTTGGACCAAAGGACCCAACTAATCCCCAGGAAATCTTAATTGATGGAACAACAACCCTTCGTAAAATCGATCTAAGAGAGGAGGACTCTTCAGCTCCACTTCCTGGCGATGATACTGACGACAATGATATCCGCATGTTCATTGATAACGGCAGCCCCGCTGGGGAGGTTCAATATGTCTCAGTCAATACAGAGGATCGACCTTACACAACCCCTTACGAGGCTTACAACACAGCTATCAACTTTATCGAGCCAAGTTCTTTCAAAGGGACCGTAGATGATCTTCGACTTGCCCGCCGTTTTCTGCGCTTCTTGCACACGCGCGAGCAAGTGCGTCGCGACCGCGAACATGGATTTGAAAATGGCCTGCCGTCCGACGGATTTTGCTCAGAAGGTGGTCCCTCAGGCACGGGTTTCGGAACGGGTGTCGGCGATATCGATGCAAATAAGGCTGATTTATTACGAATGGCAGTTTGCTCTGATATTCCTAAGTTTCCAGCGCTGCATTTCCTGTTCCCGGTTTTTTCGGATACCACCACCAGCAATTTCGAGTACACAGGGTCTCCCGTTGGTGCCAAAGTAGCTGATGATGACGACGAACCCTACTTAAATCGCAGCACCCCTGATGGTGAGACAAACATTCCTGCGGGAAGTTGTAATGGCAGGAATCCGGCAGACTATATCTGTCGTGTGAATGTAGGTATTCGCTTTAACAGAGTCAATCCTTCTGATGTCGCCCTGAACCCTCGCGCCAATGCAACTGCAGCTAGCTGGTCCACCCCCCTGGATCCTGGCAACTCCACTGGTCCGAACGTCATCTTTACGGGCTATGACGGAGGGGCGCCCGACAGCCCCGTATCTATCGCCTTCCAGGACAAGGCATTTTTTGATGGTCGCCAAATGATGGAAGTAAGGACTCTCGACTACGACCTCGAATTGTTGCGTAACAATACTGTCGGCGGTGGAGATTTCTGGCTACCCACCAGCGGTGTGGTCTATGCATTCCGCGAGGATGCCGTGCGCGAAGATGCCATTTCAAGACCGCGCCGCGCTGCATGGTCTGATTGCAATACAGAAGTAAAGCTCACGGGTTTTGACCCGCTTTCACGAAGTGTGCAAGGTGCGAATGCACAGTGTCGCATGCTCGTTACCGGAAACCAACCTACAGATCCTCCAGTACTGGATTCGGGAACGGCGAGCGCGTCTTATGGTATCAGTCCAAAGCCGGTTGATTTCTTTATGGATCCCGAGCGACGGGCACATGGGTTCCGGTTGCGCCGGGGTGCCGATCTGCGTCGCGGAGGCGCAGATGTTGCGAGTAGCTTGTCTTTTATCACCGACAATTCTCTATACATTCAGGGAGATTTCAATCTCCACACGGATGGGTCCAACCGGCTAGAGGAGTTTAAAGGGAATGGTTTGCTCAAAGACAATTACTCAAACTTTTACCTTCGGACGGCAAATGACCTTGACGACAAATTTGCCGACCCGGAAGGCGATCGCTGGCGGGTTGCCGAGCTTCTGGCTGATAGCATTACCATTCTGACCGAGACGTTTTGTGATGGAGCAGTTGAAGGTGGACTCCGCTCTGTTCTTGGTTTGAGTAGCAGCCCATACGAAATATGCACCAATAGTGAGTCTTCGTCTTATGCCAGCGGTCGTTGGGAAGGCGATCCCCAAACAACGGGCTCCTTCACGGGTTCACTCGAACGGTGGTACCGCGAGAATCCCTTTGACGTCGATCAAGGTGGGTTTCAGTCCAATTTCGACTTCCGGAGAAAAGCAACCTACAGCTCTCCAATTTTCGTAGATCGTGACGGTCGCTTCTACTACATTGAGAGTTCGACGAGTACTTATCAAGATCCTGGCGATGCAGGGTCAGCGAACAACCCCCTGGATGGCTGGAGCGAATACTACGGCGATGTGAATGACTACTTAAACGGCACAGGCGGTTTAGGAGATGTAGCTCGAGTTAAAATTCAGAGACCTGCGAGTGGCACCGATATGACAGTCAACGCAATTTTGGTATCCGGAATCACTCCTTCTCGGTCCGGCCAAACTGATGGTGGATTTGTCAATTTCCCGCGCATGCTTCAGGACTGGGACACTAATAGAGCTATTTTGCGAATCAACGGAGCGTTTATTCAGCTTAACTACAGCACCTCGGGGACAGGACCGTTCGATCAAGAACTTCTGGAGTCGGACTGGGTTGGAGGTAATCCAGGAAATCTTGAATTTGATGAGTTTAATGGCTACTACACACCACCCATCCGTCGCTGGGGATATGATATAGGCTTGCAATACCTTCCACCGGGGCCAGTTAGCGAACGCTTCGTTACTGTCGGGAGCCCGCGCACCGAAACCTATCGGGAAATTCGCGCGGACGATCCCTACATTGACAGACTTTTAAAAGGAGTTCCGAATTAAAGGGGATAGTACAAGCAAATGGCACTGACTTAGGCCTAACCCTCTGATGCAAGCGGTGTTGAGGACATGAAATCTTAGCTCCTTTAATCTCAGCTAAACAGTTAACCAAGGGTTAGGATCGGCCCACAACCTCTCCGATATGTATAACCGAGTCAGGAGGACCGCTGCTCAAGCTCCTAATACCCTTGCCTGGATTAGTTCTCTCGGATTCGAACCTCCTTAAGTTTGTGACATTCGATACCGGAGCCAACACTTCCCAACCCGAACCGAGCATCCTTCATGCATCAAGCTGGAGTCTTAAAATGGCTAAATTCAATGTAAATATAAGGCAATGTTTGTGTCAGCACGCTCGGCATAGTCGACCCAACAACATGGGTTTGAGCTTGGTGGAGGTCGTGGCAACAATCGTAATGACTGGCATCATATTGGCCTTTATGGCTCCACCAATTTTGATTTCAGTGGGAACTCGCTTCCAGAATCGTCGCGGGCAGCAAGCTCAGCTCCTGGCGCAGCAAGAGATCGATCGCGTCCAGGCAGCGATGGCCCGCGGCGATGACACCCTTAGCCCCCCAGAATTGGGAGCTGGAAACCCGGCAGAGTCAGCCGCCGCACCAACTCAATTTGTTAACAACCGAGCGAGTGCTACAAATCCAACATATGCTTTTGAGCAAGATATCGATGGCGACGGCCGGACTGACTTTTTTGTACAGCGCTTCCGCGACGAAGGAGTTGACTTCACTGCCGGTATCGAACAAGGTCAACTGGCTGTGTTTCAAATGGGCGTAAGAGTTTATACTCTAGAGGCTAAAAAGACTGTTGATGCGGGCGTTACCCTTGAGACCGATCAGGCTCCCTTGGGACTGACAGCCGGCATTGGCAAACAAGCAACGCAGCCTCTTGCTGTGCTATTCTCCGAAATCAGCCGAAGCGATCGCGAATTATCCTTGGAAGAATATAAACGTTACTGCAACAAATATTGTAAGTGAACCTCGAGTGCACCGTACGGGGAATTCAATAACATGAAATCTTCATCAGTCAACTACCTTCTCGAGCAACTCGTGCGGTTGCAGCAGCGATCGCGCAGTCACCAACGCGGATTCACTCTACTTGAGTTGATTGTTGCAACGCTGATGTCGCTTCTCATCGTTGGAACGCTCCTGTCCATGGTGATAGATGTATTCCGAACGAACACTAGCGAGGAAGTTCAAACCGAGACTCAGCAGGAGATTGATGCAGCTCTTGACTACATTGC from Rubidibacter lacunae KORDI 51-2 includes these protein-coding regions:
- the hpsA gene encoding hormogonium polysaccharide biosynthesis protein HpsA; this translates as MLPKSSAARFVRRIAHLLGSGVRSFAGLLARALLRLLNRPLHSNRGRRARAGFALPTATMVLLVISLLIGAMVTRSSERANEVIVQRQLAKVSNAASPAIERAKAKLEFLFERDPRIPAAIPAEELLKSLVANDGIEAAALPTDPYTLPGEKRLNLDGNPATIENAWLIQEDIDNNKTIDSGEGVRYSINMLYGVDTNDDGVNDVDLSSSNLDKAEYNVVRSGPIAVGDATGRCASGGRGLDGGWFEVSGARLRKNFQVDAVANRPNSVTPVLATLEFQQDRQLDRGNAYGAWFRADLEVTPGSDFRWNGTMHTEGSVFIGQTDGGNFLNDTRLYLISSDESCFYDPGASQITMAQNLDPNGDTIFQGQAISGRLRFNDFNQVDTFIDIHPKDDTGPSGDTLQQPFIGATDLVLADNNETPFNYTLDPIVLFTQDVSQSRNPGDPENDGNRDNTQFMGNKLYNDLENPRILNTNIPRPYVDDTYRADDRWGPEPVYNRDISTSVADYGQTITVANAGSTETFDELTRDANPILPESAGLDGYWERRASAQGLRTIVGQRLELGNPFGWRSNDEPLYPPTDIFPDPGVTGASTVAASDNRNEQIQRRTLRDNLAAVQSTAIYHYLEDAEFPVACMSTTVHPGTFKTFTNSIDFNQLTYRDSTGTNISSRSNFFFGKGTNGWEYAPPAKGTFASDVANATSELGKALRNLAYFAGDPDGAFPPLQEVSAGASLYPVTHPYPYLSMWGDFSGLRRALSLLDSGTPYIDLSLADKTTLQTASCTLGILARNLVELDNFDYQESATSAAALIVNNPVNPLEDERLFGALALLTDGIGEGNGEVVLEGDFGPKDPTNPQEILIDGTTTLRKIDLREEDSSAPLPGDDTDDNDIRMFIDNGSPAGEVQYVSVNTEDRPYTTPYEAYNTAINFIEPSSFKGTVDDLRLARRFLRFLHTREQVRRDREHGFENGLPSDGFCSEGGPSGTGFGTGVGDIDANKADLLRMAVCSDIPKFPALHFLFPVFSDTTTSNFEYTGSPVGAKVADDDDEPYLNRSTPDGETNIPAGSCNGRNPADYICRVNVGIRFNRVNPSDVALNPRANATAASWSTPLDPGNSTGPNVIFTGYDGGAPDSPVSIAFQDKAFFDGRQMMEVRTLDYDLELLRNNTVGGGDFWLPTSGVVYAFREDAVREDAISRPRRAAWSDCNTEVKLTGFDPLSRSVQGANAQCRMLVTGNQPTDPPVLDSGTASASYGISPKPVDFFMDPERRAHGFRLRRGADLRRGGADVASSLSFITDNSLYIQGDFNLHTDGSNRLEEFKGNGLLKDNYSNFYLRTANDLDDKFADPEGDRWRVAELLADSITILTETFCDGAVEGGLRSVLGLSSSPYEICTNSESSSYASGRWEGDPQTTGSFTGSLERWYRENPFDVDQGGFQSNFDFRRKATYSSPIFVDRDGRFYYIESSTSTYQDPGDAGSANNPLDGWSEYYGDVNDYLNGTGGLGDVARVKIQRPASGTDMTVNAILVSGITPSRSGQTDGGFVNFPRMLQDWDTNRAILRINGAFIQLNYSTSGTGPFDQELLESDWVGGNPGNLEFDEFNGYYTPPIRRWGYDIGLQYLPPGPVSERFVTVGSPRTETYREIRADDPYIDRLLKGVPN